One Rosa chinensis cultivar Old Blush chromosome 5, RchiOBHm-V2, whole genome shotgun sequence genomic region harbors:
- the LOC112166856 gene encoding dnaJ homolog subfamily B member 8 isoform X1 — translation MHGFLALLPLTPPHLYFFNLSSSSSSRSLLYLQIRPKSSTPILGYPSKTNLNLVVFSSHSSSFSNFSSKRRRFVTRASRRESPYQVLGVSPSATDVEIKKAYRKLALKYHPDVNKEPNAQEKFMRIKHAYSTLLNSKSRGNYDSNYGSDYSYSDSQKSQSKKAQDEEEFYGFGNFVRDVQITIEDFFKDIQAEFQNWEESASTQGKPRSLWEELSEIGEEFVEFLEKELNITDPEVGSDNINEGPEKGPFRNSGKETTESASKKEASMGASIEENIDEIEATLAQLKRELGL, via the exons ATGCATGGTTTTCTGGCTCTACTGCCTCTAACACCACCACACCTCTATTTCTtcaacctctcttcttcttcttcttcaagatcTCTTCTTTACCTGCAAATCAGACCCAAATCTTCAACACCCATTCTGGGGTACCCCTCAAAAACCAACCTGAATCTCGTCGTGTTCTCCTCCCACTCTTCGAGTTTCTCGAATTTCAGTAGCAAACGACGACGCTTTGTTACGAGAGCGAGCCGCAGGGAGTCCCCGTACCAAGTTTTGGGGGTGTCTCCTTCTGCTACTGATGTCGAGATCAAAAAGGCGTATCGGAAACTTGCCCTCAAGTATCACCCAGATGTTAATAAAGAG CCAAATGCGCAGGAGAAATTTATGAGGATTAAACATGCCTATAGTACATTGCTGAATTCAAAATCTCGGGGGAATTATGACTCTAATTATGGATCTGACTATTCCTATTCTGATTCTCAAAAGAGCCAAAGTAAGAAGGCTCAAGATGAAGAAGAGTTTTATGGATTCG GTAATTTTGTGAGGGATGTTCAAATAACAATAG AGGACTTCTTTAAAGATATTCAAGCAGAATTCCagaactgggaagaaagtgctTCTACACAAGGAAAGCCAAGGAGTTTGTGGGAGGAATTGTCG GAAATTGGAGAAGAATTTGTAGAATTTCTTGAGAAAGAACTCAACATAACAGATCCAGAGGTTGGATCAGATAACATCAATGAAGGGCCTGAGAAGGGTCCATTCAGAAATTCTGGGAAAGAGACAACGGAAAGTGCAAGTAAAAAGGAAGCCAGTATGGGGGCTAGTATTGAAGAGAATATTGATGAGATAGAAGCTACTCTTGCTCAGCTGAAAAGGGAATTGGGATTGTAG
- the LOC112166856 gene encoding chaperone protein dnaJ 20, chloroplastic isoform X2, whose translation MHGFLALLPLTPPHLYFFNLSSSSSSRSLLYLQIRPKSSTPILGYPSKTNLNLVVFSSHSSSFSNFSSKRRRFVTRASRRESPYQVLGVSPSATDVEIKKAYRKLALKYHPDVNKEPNAQEKFMRIKHAYSTLLNSKSRGNYDSNYGSDYSYSDSQKSQSKKAQDEEEFYGFEDFFKDIQAEFQNWEESASTQGKPRSLWEELSEIGEEFVEFLEKELNITDPEVGSDNINEGPEKGPFRNSGKETTESASKKEASMGASIEENIDEIEATLAQLKRELGL comes from the exons ATGCATGGTTTTCTGGCTCTACTGCCTCTAACACCACCACACCTCTATTTCTtcaacctctcttcttcttcttcttcaagatcTCTTCTTTACCTGCAAATCAGACCCAAATCTTCAACACCCATTCTGGGGTACCCCTCAAAAACCAACCTGAATCTCGTCGTGTTCTCCTCCCACTCTTCGAGTTTCTCGAATTTCAGTAGCAAACGACGACGCTTTGTTACGAGAGCGAGCCGCAGGGAGTCCCCGTACCAAGTTTTGGGGGTGTCTCCTTCTGCTACTGATGTCGAGATCAAAAAGGCGTATCGGAAACTTGCCCTCAAGTATCACCCAGATGTTAATAAAGAG CCAAATGCGCAGGAGAAATTTATGAGGATTAAACATGCCTATAGTACATTGCTGAATTCAAAATCTCGGGGGAATTATGACTCTAATTATGGATCTGACTATTCCTATTCTGATTCTCAAAAGAGCCAAAGTAAGAAGGCTCAAGATGAAGAAGAGTTTTATGGATTCG AGGACTTCTTTAAAGATATTCAAGCAGAATTCCagaactgggaagaaagtgctTCTACACAAGGAAAGCCAAGGAGTTTGTGGGAGGAATTGTCG GAAATTGGAGAAGAATTTGTAGAATTTCTTGAGAAAGAACTCAACATAACAGATCCAGAGGTTGGATCAGATAACATCAATGAAGGGCCTGAGAAGGGTCCATTCAGAAATTCTGGGAAAGAGACAACGGAAAGTGCAAGTAAAAAGGAAGCCAGTATGGGGGCTAGTATTGAAGAGAATATTGATGAGATAGAAGCTACTCTTGCTCAGCTGAAAAGGGAATTGGGATTGTAG
- the LOC112166855 gene encoding flocculation protein FLO11, whose translation MAQLERPQRHGDAETTMTSDHKKLAVNPTMEHYLRGTEFSRSSPTSLSSPVGSHDAEEDHNHHPKKSVLTKVKEKAKKLKHSLSYKKKHHDNDSHETDNITPSWSANLNDNEEEEEDAEYLGAPMYKSEMAPEGYRETAKLATPVVSEKRVLSSSVSQSSGQNKELNSPSSNQIVAESVITKLPNEIFTGIVLTRTLSTNETATGTTATKPHSPKKTASETSPNKSHSTSPNKPHSPSKTVTETGATKTPSPKKTITETVTEKLGAGYATVSEKLGTGYATVSEKLGTGYNTASEKLGTGYNAASEKLGPAYATVTDATHAIASKIESLTVSPPVTTTRENFISSHPDLTKIHGLTVTAPPPSQSITAQEAPQPLSASAVEHKSSTRGALEDPQPSSAPAAPGKTTAEQRWDKGVSVKEYLIQKFEPGEDERALSQVISDAMSPRKSPGEAGVVEKVKGAITSLLRNDESPRTTTSQSALSPSQSALSSSPRIPISTNAYEVVEEENQGRILQAN comes from the exons ATGGCTCAACTCGAACGTCCGCAAAGACATGGTGATGCTGAAACTACAATGACCTCTGATCACAAAAAACTTGCTGTCAACCCTACTATGGAACACTATCTTCGAG GAACTGAATTTTCAAGGTCGTCACCAACATCCTTATCATCTCCAGTTGGAAGCCATGATGCAGAAGAAGATCATAACCACCATCCCAAGAAATCAGTCCTCACCAAGGTGAAAGAGAAAGCTAAGAAACTGAAGCACTCACTCAGCTACAAGAAGAAACATCATGACAATGATAGCCATGAGACCGATAACATCACCCCTTCATGGAGTGCAAACTTGAATgataatgaagaggaagaagaagatgctgAATACCTAGGAGCCCCAA tGTACAAATCAGAGATGGCACCTGAAGGATACAGGGAGACCGCAAAGTTAGCAACTCCTGTGGTTTCTGAGAAGCGTGTTTTGTCGAGCAGTGTCAGTCAGAGCTCTGGACAAAATAAGGAGCTGAATTCTCCTAGTTCTAACCAGATAGTAGCCGAAAGTGTGATCACGAAGCTTCCCAATGAGATATTTACTGGAATTGTTCTCACGAGAACTCTTAGTACTAACGAGACAGCAACAGGCACCACAGCCACAAAGCCTCATAGTCCTAAGAAGACAGCGAGTGAAACTTCTCCTAACAAGTCTCACAGTACTTCGCCTAACAAGCCTCACAGTCCCAGCAAGACAGTAACCGAAACTGGCGCCACAAAGACTCCTAGTCCTAAGAAGACAATAACTGAGACTGTGACCGAGAAGTTGGGAGCAGGCTATGCCACCGTATCGGAGAAGTTGGGAACAGGCTATGCCACCGTATCAGAGAAGTTGGGAACAGGCTACAACACAGCATCAGAAAAGTTGGGAACAGGCTACAATGCAGCATCAGAGAAGTTAGGACCAGCTTATGCCACAGTTACAGATGCAACACATGCAATTGCCTCCAAGATAGAAAGTCTCACTGTTTCACCACCAGTTACCACAACGAgagaaaatttcatttcttcACACCCAGATCTCACAAAAATACATGGTCTCACTGTTACAGCCCCACCACCTTCACAGAGCATTACAGCTCAGGAAGCTCCACAACCCTTGTCAGCATCAGCAGTCGAGCATAAGTCTTCGACTCGTGGAGCTCTAGAGGATCCACAACCTTCGTCAGCCCCAGCAGCTCCTGGAAAGACTACTGCCGAACAAAGATGGGATAAGGGTGTATCTGTAAAGGAGTATTTGATTCAAAAGTTTGAGCCCGGGGAAGATGAGAGAGCACTTTCACAAGTGATATCTGATGCAATGAGTCCGAGGAAAAGTCCTGGTGAAGCGGGTGTGGTGGAGAAGGTGAAAGGGGCTATAACTTCATTGCTTCGGAATGACGAATCCCCCAGAACTACTACTTCACAGTCAGCCTTGTCCCCATCGCAGTCAGCCTTGTCCTCATCACCACGCATTCCAATCTCTACCAATGCTTATGAAG TCGTTGAGGAAGAAAATCAGGGAAGAATACTTCAGGCTAATTGA